GGACGTACGTCTCGAAGTCCTCCACAACCGATATGGGCCGGCGCCCATTGATGGTCGCCCCGATCGCATCGTCGTGATCGATTGTCTGGATGTCCGCTCTTCGGAGATCGACGTGAATGCCATGCTTGACGAGGCGACAATCATGGAGATGTCGCTCTCGCAGATTCCGGGTGGTTTACTAAAGCTCGACCTGTTGCCGAATGTCGGCCTTGACGTTCGGCTTACGTGTGCCGAGATCGTGATTAGCGACATGCTTCCATATGTACGCCCGGTGTGACAGCGGGCATAACCGCACGCGATGCACAAACAGTTGCGTCATCGGATGGAAAGAAGAGACGGATCGCGCCGGATGAGGAGTCCGGCATCGCCCCAGCCAGAGCTAGATCCGCCATGCCGTGCATTTTCGGCTCCGGTTGCCATTGCGTCATTACGCAAGTTAACAAGAGACTGTTTCCGGATGCGTCAAAATAGGGCTGCACAAGCCCATCCGCTAAGATAGCGGCCCAGACCTCACACGACCTCACCACGCCCGCCGCCTTGCCGACCTTCACTCTCCCCTCCGCGCTCCAGGCGGAGCTCGAAATCCGCAAAAGCCGCTTCATTGCCTACGCGATCCCCGTTGCGGACCGCGATGCCGCGATGGATGAACTGCGGCGTCTGCGTGAAGAACATTCCACTGCCACCCATGTCTGCTGGGCGCTGCTGGCGGGCGGCCAGTCCGGTATGTCGGACGACGGCGAGCCCTCGGGCACGGCGGGTCGTCCGATCCTCGAAGTGCTGCGTCATCACGATCTCGACGGCGTGCTGGCCGCCGTTGTGCGCTATTACGGCGGCGTGAAGCTCGGCGCGGGCGGCCTCGTGCGCGCCTATACCGACGCGATCGCGACCGCGCTGCAGGACGCGCCGCGCGTCGAGCGGATCGCGCTCGCGTCGCTGGAAGTCGAAATCGGCTATCCCGACGAAGCACGCGTGCGTCGCTGGATCGAACAGGAAAATCACGCACTCGAAGCGAGCGCGTACGGCATGAGCGTGCAATTGACGATACGCATGCCCGTTACCGCAATCGACAGCGCACGCGAAGCATTGCGCGACATGACGCAAGGCCGCGCCGTTTTCCCTGACAAGAGTTAAGCGGAACAGCAAAACAAAACGGCCGCGTGCCGGAGAAGGACTCCGTGCACGCGGCCGTTTTCAGCCAGCGTTCTTCAGACGATCAATGCGCAGCAGCGAATACCTTCGCCGATTCCTTCGCTTGCTCGCCCGCCACTGTCAGCGCGTCTTCGAGAATCATCTCCGCGCCCTTTTCCGCGACCATCATCGTCGGTGCATTGATATTGCCTGACGTGATGTTCGGGAAGATCGACGCATCGACGATCCGCAAGCCCGACATGCCATGCACGCGCAGACGTTCGTCGACGACCGACGTCAGATCGTCCGGACCCATCGCGCACGACCCGCACAGGTGATAGATCGAGCCCGACTGCTCGCGGAAGTACTGCAGGAAGCCTTCACGGTCGCTCACCTGCGGGCCAGGCGAAATCTCTTCGACGGTGATTTCGTCGAGCGCCGCCGTCGACATGATCTTGCGCACCAGTTCGCAACCCTGAATCGCTTCGTCGATATCCTTTTGCGTCGTCAGCGCGTTGATACGAATCTTCGCGGGATCTTCCGCGCGATTCGACGCGATTTCGATCGAACCGCGGCTCGTCGGACGGCAAGGATTGAAGCACAGCAGGAAGCCCGAATACGGTTCCGGTTCGAGGCTCGCCTTGTTGCTCTTCGGAATGCGGTACGACAACGGATTGAAATACAGCTGCAGATTCGGCACCGCCTCGTTCTCGCTGCCCCGGAAAAAGCCGCCCGACTGGTTCACGCTCATCGCAAGCGGACCCTTGCGCGTCAGCAGGTATTGCAAACCGAGCTTGAGCTTGCCCAGCAGCGGGCGCATCTCGTCGTTCAGCGTCTTCACGTTCGCGCGATAGTAGAAGCTCACGCAAAGGTGATCCTGCAGATTCCGACCGACAGCAGGCAGATGACGTACGAGCGGAATGCGATGCTCGGCGAGCAAAGTACTGTCGCCGACACCTGACAGTTGCAGCAGCTTCGGCGTATCGACGGCACCTGCCGAGAGAATCACTTCGCGCTTCGCCGTGAAATGTCGCGCGCTGCCGTTCTGCTTGACGACGACACCCGTCGCACGCCGGTTCGTATCGAACAGTACTTGCGTGACGAGCACTTCGCGCTCGACCGTCAGGTTCTTGCGATTCAGCGCGGGATGCAGGTACTCGAAGCTGCTCGACGAACGCTGACCGTTACGCGTATTCACGTCGTAAATGCCCGCGCCTTCGAATTGCGCGCCGTTGAAATCGTCGGTGCGCTTGTAGCCTGCCTGTTCGCAGCCCTTGAGGAACACGTGGCAAATAGGATGCACGGCATCCTTCATCGGCGAAATGCCGATCGGACCGTTCGCACCGTGATATTCGGTGTTGCCGAGCGGATGTGTTTCGAGCTTGCGGAAATACGGCAGCACGTCGCGATACGACCAGCCGTTGTTGCCCGCCTGCGCCCAGTCGTCGTAATCCTTCTCCTGGCCGCGCACGTAGATCATCGCATTGATCGAGCCGGAGCCGCCCTGCACCTTGCCGCGCGGGCAATACAGCGAGCGGTTGTCGAGTTCCTTCTCCGGCTCGCTGTAGTACATCCAGTTATAGGTTTCGTTGTAGTACGTCTTCGTGAAACCGACCGGAATCTTGAACCAGAACGAATCGTCGGCCTTGCCTGCTTCGAGCAGCAGCACCGAGTACTGGCCCGACGCCGACAGACGGTTGGCGAGAATGCAGCCCGCAGATCCCGCACCGACGATGATGTAGTCGTAATTCATGCTCTATTCGCCCGCAGGCGTCCAATACGTGGAATACGTTGAGGCTGTTCGCGCTTTAACCTTTGGCGGGCGCGAGATCCTTCACGTCGAAAGGCTTCGACGCCATCTGCAGATGCAGACGATCGCCCGTGTAAGGCGTGTGCTGCTTCACGACTTCCATGTTCAGCTCGACGCCGAGACCCGGTTCCGTCGACGGAATGATGTAGCCGTCTTCCCAGCGAATCGGCGTCTTCAGCACTTCCGCGTGGAAACCGCCCCACGTGCCGATGCTTTCCTGAATCAGGAAGTTCGGCGTGCACGTTGCGAGCTGAATACTCGCCGCCGCGCCGACCGGACCGTTGTAGAGATGCGGCGCGATCTGCGCGTAATACACCTCGGCGAGCGTCGCGATCTTCTTCGCTTCAAGCAGGCCGCCGACGCGCGCCACGTTCAGTTGCAGGATCGATGCGCCGCCCGCTTCCAGCAGCTTGTGGAATTCGTACTTCGTGGTAAGACGCTCGCCCGCGGAAATGGGAATGCTCGTGTGCTTCGCGACTTCGGCCATGGCGTCATGCTGACCCGGCGGCACCGGCTCTTCGAACCACAACGGGTCGTACTTTTCGAGCCGCTTCGCAAGACGGATCGCCGAAGCGGGCACCATCTGACCGTGCGTGCCGAACAGCAGATCGGCCTTGCTGCCCACTGCTTCACGCACCTTTCGACAAAACGTTTCGCAACGGTCCATCACTTCCAGCGACAGATGATGGCCCGAGTAAGCGGTATAAGGACCAGCCGGATCGAACTTCACCGCCGTAAAGCCGCGCTTGACGTTTTCCGCCGCACATTCCGCCGCGAGATCGGGATCGTCGTAGTCGTACTCGCCGCGACGGTTCTTCGGATACAGATACGTGTACGAACGCAGACGCTCATGCACACGGCCGCCCAGCAGCTCGTACACAGGCTTGTTCGCCGCCTTGCCGATGATGTCCCAGCACGCCATTTCGAGGCCGCTCACGACGCCCATCATCGTCAGATCGGGGCGCTGCGTGAAGCCGCTCGAATAGGCCTCGCGCCACAGGCGTTCGACGTGATGCGGGTCCTTGTCGAGCAGATAGCGCGAGAACACATCGTCGATGATGGGTCCCATCGCATCCGGATGAAACGTCGCCGAATAGATTTCGCCGACGCCTTCAATCCCGCAATCCGTCTTCAGCTTGACGAAGATCCAGTACATGCCGCCGATATGCGGCGGCGGCACGGCGACGATATGCGTTTCGAGCGAGACGACTTTCATTTACCCTTCCTTCCTTTTAAGCATATTGCGCAGCACGAGACCCGCGCAGCCGCCGACAGCGGACACGGCGGCCACGTAACCGAAGTACATCTGATATCCATGCACGCCCGGATAGTTCTGGGTCAGATAGCCGTTGATGAGCGGCAGGAAAACATCGGGTGAATAGCCGAGCACTGAGATCAGGCCGATCGCGAGACCCATCGTTTGCACGGGTACGTTGCAGCGGTCGAGCAGCGACCAGTAGAGACCGCGAATCGCGTACGTCAGCACGCCGATGAACAGCACGAGAAACACGAGCAACACGTGGCTGCTGATCTGCGGCGCGGCGATCAGGCCGAGCAGCGACAGCGACGCGAGGAAGAGCGCGACGATCAGCACCGTCACCTTCGAAAAACGGTCGCCGAGAAAGCCCCCGCCAATGCCGCCGATGGGACGCATCCACAGCTTGAGCGTCGTGATCGTGCCAGCCATCACCACCGACAAACCGATTTCGCCTTCATGCAGATAGGCGGAAAAGCTGTACGTCGCCCAGAACACCTGATAGCCGCAGAACACGATTGCGGCGACGAGCCACAGTTCGGGAATCTTCGCGAGCGTGATCAGATCGGCGATCACGTTGCCGCGCTTGGCCGCTTGCGCGCGGCTCTCGGCTTCCGCTTTTGACGAAGGATCCTTGACCAGCGCGAGCACCACGCCGAGTCCGATGCACAGAAACGCGTACATATAGACGACAAAGCGGAAGCCGACTGCTGCCGGTTCGCCCTTCGTCTGCGTGAGCCACGCAAACAGCGTGATGGCGATCGTCGCGAGCATCGCTTCGACGAGGCCGCGGCCGCCGTCGAGGAAGCCGAAGAAACGGCCCTGCTCGTCGGTACCCGCGATCATCGACACGCGCTTGATGACGGCTGCCCAGAACGTCAGACCCGTCGAGAGTCCCCAGCCGCCGAAAATCATCAGCAGCAGATTGAACGAAGGCGCCGTCGAGTACACGAGGCCAAGCAGGCCCGTAGCAACCAGCGAGAAGCTGATCAGCAGACGCGGCGCAATGCGGTCCGCGAGCCAGCCGCTCGGCAGATAGCTCAGCAGAAAAATCGTGCCGAGCATCGAATACAGATAACCAAGCTGACTTTCGCTGATGTGGAAAACTTCCAGCATCGTCGGCTGATAGACCTGGCGCAGATAGAGAATCGGGTAAATCGCGCCGGCTGCGATGACGAGCAGCAGTAACTGCACGTAGCGTTGCGCCTTGTTGGCGGCTTGCGCGGTTGCGTCGGCGGAACGGCGCGCCGAAGCGTCCGTTTGAAGAGGTTGGCTTGCCACTGAAGTGCTCCTAAGAGACGCGCGAGGAGCACGGCTTGCGCCGCGGCCTTCGTGTCTCCTGTACTTTGTTATTAATGCAGCGTGTGCTTTTTACATTTAAAAAAAGAGCGCATCCGCTTGCTCATCGCATGCAAATGCGCCCCGACAGGATCAGTACTTCATGACGACGAGACGCGTCTGCGTGAATTCGAGCATGCCGTGCTTGCCGTCGTCGCCGCCGAGACCCGAGCGCTTCCAGCCTGCGTGGAAGCCCTGGTAAGGATCGGCGGGCGTGCGGTTGATGTAGAGTTCGCCCGCTTCGATGTTGTTGGCGACCTTCATCGTGTTGCGATAGTTCTCGGTGTAGATCACCGACGACAGACCGAATTGATGGTCATTGGCCATCTGCAATGCTTCGTCGAGCGTGCTGTAGCGCACGACGGGCATGATCGGGCCAAAGGTTTCTTCCTGAATGATCTCCATGTCCTGACGGCAATTCGTCAGCAACGTGGCCGGATAGAAGAAACCCTTGCCTTCGGGGATCGCGCCGCCCGTTTCGACCTTGGCGCCATCGGCGACCGCGCGCTGAACCATCGCGTGAATCGACTGGCGCGAGGCTTCGTTGACGAGCGGACCCATGAAAGAAGCATCGACGCTGCGGTCGCCGCTCTTCACCGCGCTCATGTGCTTTTTCAGCAGCGCGACGAACTCGTCGTGAATGCTCTCGTGCACGTAGACGCGCTCGATCGCAGTACAAAGCTGGCCGCAATGCGTCGTCTTCGAACCGACGAGTTCGCGCGCGGCCTTTTCCAGGTCCGCATCCGGCTCGATGATCGCGGGCGTCTTGCCGCCCAGTTCGAGCGACGGCTTCGCGATGTTTTCCTTGCAGTAGTCGAGCACCTTGCGGCCCGCGCCGACGCTGCCCGTCAGCGTGATCATGCCGACGGCGGGATGCGTGCAGACGGCTTCCGCCGTCGCGTGGCTCATCGCGAGAATGTTGACGACGCCAGCGGGCAATTCGGCGCGAAGCACCGCTTTGGCGATTTCGAATGCGGACGTCGGCGTGTTGTTGCTGGGCCGCACGACGACCGTATTACCCGCGATCAACGCCGGCGCAATCTTGCGCATGAACGTATAGACGGGGTAATTGAACGGAATCAGGCACGCGACGACGCCGATCGGCTCGCGATGCAGCACGAGGTTTTCGTCAGGCGTATCGCTCGGAATGACTTCGCCTTCGATACGGCGCGCCCATTCCGCGTGATAACGCGTGATCTGGCCGGCGTAGATGGCTTCGTTCGTGGCGTCGGCGACGCTCTTGCCGGACTCCAGCGCGAGTGCTGCGCCGATGGCGGGCGCGCATTCGGTGAGCGCGTCGGCGAGCTTGTGCAGATAGGCGGCGCGCTCGGCGGCGGGCAGCTTGCGCCAGCTCTTTTGCGCGGCGGCGGCGGCTTGTACGGCAGCCACGGCCTCTTCGCGGGACGCGCCCGATACCTGGGCAATCAGCGCCTCGGTGGCAGGGTTATAGACGGAGATGAGTTCGTCGGTTGCGGGTTCGACGAACTGACCGCTTACGAAATTCCGGTCGAGTCGCATGATCTTTACCTGGTGACGCCTGCGCGAAGCAGATTACCGGCAGCTATAGGAAACATGCAGCCGGCGCATGAACCGGATTCTTCTCTGCGGCCTTATGACGCGCAAGCGAGTAATTCGACCGACAAACATTCGAAAAACTCATGTTTTCGGGCCGATTTGACCTGTGCGCTAACGAAGCGCCAGCAGATACGGACGATCTGTGGAAATACGTCTGGGAAAACGGACGTGCGCAGGCGTGCCGACGGCGGATTCAGCGCCGCGAACAGGCCGGCGTTGCACCGGCCATGCGTCATGAAGGCGCGGCGTTTAAAGCGCCGCGCCAAAGAAAAAGGTCCGGCAGATCAAGCCCGGACCTCGGTTACAGCAGCGTCGAGTGATGGTGTCAGGCTTCGCCTGCCGTCGCGGCCGGCGTCTGCACGGTCACGGGTGCTTCGGCGACGGGCGCTACGCTTTTGGCTGCCGCCTTCTTAGCTGCTGCCTTTTTCGCGGGCGCTTTGGCCGCTGCCTTCTTCGCGACAACGCGCTTGCCGACAGTCGACGCGGCAGACTTGGCCGCCACTTTCTTCGCTGCCGTTTTCTTGCCCGCCGTCTTCACAGCGGCCTTCTTTGCGGCCGTTTTGACGCCTGCCGCCGCCGATGCTTTCTTGGCCGCTACCTTGCGGCCTGCCGACTTCTTCGCGGCTGCTTTCTTGACGGCCGCTTTCTTTGCCGCCGTTTTAACCGTCACAGCGGATTCCGCAACAGCCGCCGTCGCATCGATCAGAAACTTGCTACGGTCTTTCACGTCCTTGATCCATGCCGGCGGGCGAGCATGACCGCTCCACGTTGCACCCGTCTTCGGATCGCGATACTTGGGCGGCAATTTGCCTTTCACAGCCGTTGCCGGTTTCACCGCTTTGCCCTTAGCACTGCCCTTGATACCGAGACGCGCTTCGCGCCGCGCTTTGGCACGCTGTTCGATATCTTCCGTGGTGAGGCCGTGCCTGATCATCAGTTCGCGGATCTGATCCAACGCGCCTTGCGCCCGCTTGGCAATGAGTGATTCCGCTTGCGTCTGGAGTTTCTTTATACGTGCCTGGATGTTTTCCAATGTTGCCATTATTGCCTCCCTTTGAATTACATACGCGGACTATGCCACGGAATTGCTTAGAAGCGCTATGGTTTTAAAGCTTGAGTAAGAAAACCGTTGCGTATTGCTACATCGAACTCTTAAGGCACGCATAAGGTTTGTCGCGCGACATGCCTTAAACGTCTTTTGACATCGCATTCGATGCAACGAAATGGGTGACGCTCTCTTTCAAACGTTAATTCCTTTGCACGCGGATTGCTGCATGGCCGCATGTCTGCGTTGAACAGGACGACACTGATAAACTTTCATCGAGCTTTTCTTTTGCGCTTCTTCGCGCCTCGCCGTGCTCTTCTGAAGACCGCTTCGACACCTGGAGATATTGATGGAGCACGCGTACGTCCAGCTGCTGCACCTGCTTGCGGGCCACACCGCCTGGACGCTGGTCGTCGTGTTTCTTGCCGCGTTTCTCGAAGCCGTCGCGATCATCGGCACCTTCATTCCGGGCAGCACGGCAATGTTCATTGCGGGCGCACTGGTCGGCACGGGCACACTGAATCTCGGCTGGCTCTTTGCAAGCGCCATTGTGGGCGCCGTGGCGGGCGACGGCATGAGCTACTGGTTCGGCCGTCGCTATAAGGACAGGATAAGCAGACTCTGGCCGTTCAGCACGCATCCCGGGCTGCTTGAAAGCGGTCAGAAGTATTTCGACAAGCACGGTGCGAAGAGCGTGGTGTTCGCGCGTTTTGCCGCGCCGCTGCGCGCCATTGTCCCCGTCGTCGCCGGCATGCTCGAAATGCCGCCCGTGCGTTTCTACGCAATGAACGTGCTATCGGCATTGCTCTGGGCCCCCGCACATATCCTGCCCGGCGTCGTATTCGGCGCTTCGATCCAGCTGGCAGGCGCCGTATCGTTTCGCCTCGTCGCCGCGCTCGCGATCGTCGTCGCAGTCGTATGGCTGTGCTTCTGGGTCATGCGTCTCGTGGTTTCGCACGCGCGCGCGTGGGCCAGTGCGTCGCGCGACGGCATCGTGCACTGGGCACGCGATCACGAAGCGCGCTATGGAAAGCTGATCTACCGCATCGTCGATCCCGAGCGCGCGGCGATCGGCCTGCTGATCGGCATTTCGGTGTTCGTGCTGCTGTGCGCGGGCATTTTCTTCGGCGTGATGCAGGACGTCGTCGCCGGCGATCCGCTCGTGCAGGTCGATGTGTCGTTCTATCGCTTTCTGCAATCTGCGCAGGCGCTGTGGATCGGCGAAGCGCTCGCGCGCGCATCGACGCTCGGCAGCATTCCGACGCTCGCCGCGCTGGTGATCGCGTCGATCGTGATGATGGGTTTCGAGAAGCGCTGGCGCACGATCATCTATTGGCTGATCGCCGTGATCTTCTCGCAACTGCTGATCTTCGCGATGCAGGCCATCGTGCATCACGCGCCGCCCGCCGCCGCGCTGTCCGACATCTACGCATTTCCCAGCAATCACGTCGCTGCCAGCGTCACCGTGTACGGCTTTCTGGCGTTCGTGGTCGCGCGCCGCGTCAGTACCTTGACGGGCATCGCCGTGACCGCGCTCGCGAGCCTGATCGTCATTTCCGTCGCATTTGCGGGTCTGTATTCGGGGCGCTTCGCGTTCTCGGATGCAGTAGGCGGCGCAGCGTTCGCGGCAGTCTGGGTGGCCGTGGTCGCGCTGACGGCCGTGTGGCGGCATCCCGAAACGCCGCCTTCGCGCGAATACATGCCCCTCGTGCTGCTGATCGTGCTGTGCGCGAGCGTCGCCGTGCAGATCGCGGTCGGACGTCAGCCGGATGCAGCGGCGCAGGCGCGTCAGCGGCCGGTCGTCGTCGTCAGTCAGACGCAATGGACGGACTCGCTATGGAAGCAGTTTCCCTGCTATCGCGCCGACATGAAGGGCGACCGGCGCGAGCCGATTACCGTGCAATGGACGGGCGACCGGCAGCAGATTGCCGAGCAGTTGCGCAGCAGGGGCTGGCTCGAAGGCACCCGTTTCAATGCGCGCAGTCTGTTCTCGCTCGTCTCGCCCGATGTCCCCGCGATGGATTTGCCCGTGCTGCCCAAGCTCAATGACGGCGAACCGTCGGCACTCGTGTTCAGCCGTCAGCGTGCGCGCCGCGACGAACGCGATGTGCTGCGCTTCTGGCGCACGAACTATGCCGTCGCGCAACGCAACGGCATGGCGCCCACGCCGATCTGGCTAGGCTCGCTCGTGCACGAACGTCTGCTGCGCCCTTCCTGGCCGTTCAACGTGCTGCGTACCGACAGGCAACTCGATCCGCTGATCTCCGCACCATCTCACGACGGCGAATGGCGAGAACTCGAACTGTCGCGCAGCATGGGTTGCACCGACATTCCCGTCACGCTGATTGGATCGAAAGAGCATTAGCCTGTATTGCATTGACTCTGGCTTAGCCGTGCAACAATGAAGACGCGCGTATCGAAGCAGATTCCGCGCGACGAAGCGATGCGATGCAATACGCAAGGAGCAGATTGCAATTGGTCGATTTCCACCCGTCGGCAATTTCTACATGGGGCGCAACGGTCGTTTTCGCGAACGTTCTGCTCACGCGTCTCGGCATTCCCCTTCCTGCCGTTCCCGTGCTGCTGCTCGCGGGCACGGCGATCGCCAATGGACATCTGTCGTTCTGGCATGTGTTGATCGCCGCGCTTGCAGGCGCACTGATCGGCGACGGTGTGTGGTTCACAGCGGGTCGCGTGCTCGGCCGCAAGCTGATTCATGCACTCGCGCGCCTGTCGGCTGCCGTTGAAAAGCGCATGCGTAAAGCGCGAGCGCTTTTCGTGCGCTTCGGGCCCGCCATCGTTTCCGTGTCCAAGTTCGTGCCTGGACTCGCAATCATCACGCCTCCACTGATGGGCACGACTCGCGTGGGCATCGCCATTTTCTTTGCGTGGGACACGGTCGGCATCGTCGCGTGGGCAACGTTCTGGCTGCTGGGCGGCGCTATTTTCGAGCGTCAGCTTAGTCTGCTGATCCACGAAGTGCGAGCGCATGGCTGGACGATCCTCGACGTGCTGTTCGTCATTGCAGCGATCTATCTCGTGTTTCGCTTCATTCAGCGCTGGCGCATGCAGCGGCCACTCTCGCTTGCGCCTGTATCGCCCGAACAGGTCGACGCGATGATGCGTCCCGACAAACCGCCCATCGTTCTCGACGCGCGTCCTGAAGAAGTGAAACGGCAAACGCCGCAGCCCATTCCCGGCGCCTTGCCGCTCGACGTCCGCTCGCCGGACACGATCGACGCCGCTTTATTGGCGCGCGATGTCGTCGTCTATTGCGTATGCGCGGACGACGCCACGGCAAAAACGCTATCGCAGCAGATGCGCGACAAAGGCTTTACACGGATTCGCGCGCTAAGAGGCGGACTCGATGCATGGGAACGGCGCGGCTATGCCGTCGAGCCTTCCAATGGACCAGGCAACGCCGACGCGCAATCCAGACGCGAAAAAGGCCGCGCGTCGGCGCAAAAGTTCGGGGTGACGTTGCGCGGTATCGCGCCAAGAGAAGTCACCTCCAGCTAAAGAAGTACCAGGTCGACTCTTATTTGCCTCCATTTTCCTCAGCTTAATTCGACGCCCGAACGCCAGTGTGTGTCGACCTCCCCTAAAACCGTTCTTTAATCGACAATACCTCTTCGATTCAAATGTGCACCTCTAAAGCGGACTGAAAAATTTCTGCCTAGAGTCTCGTGCGTCATCGCGATCCGTATGCGGGGTCGGTGCGGTATCACCTCGGCCTCGTCACGCCGGCCGATCCGAAGTGCTATATCGACGTGGACGGCCAGCAATACTATTGGCGCGACGGCGAAGCCGTAATGTTCGACGAGACCTACATTCACTACGCAAAGAACGACACCGACGTGTCGCGCATCGTGCTGTTCTGCGATGTCGAGCGGCCGATGTACTTCGGCTGGGCCGCGCTATTGAACGGGATGTTCTCGAATGTCGTGATGCGCGCGGCGAGTTCGCCGAACGAAGCCGACGACCGCACGGGCTTTCTGAA
This genomic interval from Paraburkholderia sabiae contains the following:
- a CDS encoding bifunctional DedA family/phosphatase PAP2 family protein, yielding MEHAYVQLLHLLAGHTAWTLVVVFLAAFLEAVAIIGTFIPGSTAMFIAGALVGTGTLNLGWLFASAIVGAVAGDGMSYWFGRRYKDRISRLWPFSTHPGLLESGQKYFDKHGAKSVVFARFAAPLRAIVPVVAGMLEMPPVRFYAMNVLSALLWAPAHILPGVVFGASIQLAGAVSFRLVAALAIVVAVVWLCFWVMRLVVSHARAWASASRDGIVHWARDHEARYGKLIYRIVDPERAAIGLLIGISVFVLLCAGIFFGVMQDVVAGDPLVQVDVSFYRFLQSAQALWIGEALARASTLGSIPTLAALVIASIVMMGFEKRWRTIIYWLIAVIFSQLLIFAMQAIVHHAPPAAALSDIYAFPSNHVAASVTVYGFLAFVVARRVSTLTGIAVTALASLIVISVAFAGLYSGRFAFSDAVGGAAFAAVWVAVVALTAVWRHPETPPSREYMPLVLLIVLCASVAVQIAVGRQPDAAAQARQRPVVVVSQTQWTDSLWKQFPCYRADMKGDRREPITVQWTGDRQQIAEQLRSRGWLEGTRFNARSLFSLVSPDVPAMDLPVLPKLNDGEPSALVFSRQRARRDERDVLRFWRTNYAVAQRNGMAPTPIWLGSLVHERLLRPSWPFNVLRTDRQLDPLISAPSHDGEWRELELSRSMGCTDIPVTLIGSKEH
- a CDS encoding VTT domain-containing protein; the protein is MVDFHPSAISTWGATVVFANVLLTRLGIPLPAVPVLLLAGTAIANGHLSFWHVLIAALAGALIGDGVWFTAGRVLGRKLIHALARLSAAVEKRMRKARALFVRFGPAIVSVSKFVPGLAIITPPLMGTTRVGIAIFFAWDTVGIVAWATFWLLGGAIFERQLSLLIHEVRAHGWTILDVLFVIAAIYLVFRFIQRWRMQRPLSLAPVSPEQVDAMMRPDKPPIVLDARPEEVKRQTPQPIPGALPLDVRSPDTIDAALLARDVVVYCVCADDATAKTLSQQMRDKGFTRIRALRGGLDAWERRGYAVEPSNGPGNADAQSRREKGRASAQKFGVTLRGIAPREVTSS
- a CDS encoding H-NS histone family protein, with amino-acid sequence MATLENIQARIKKLQTQAESLIAKRAQGALDQIRELMIRHGLTTEDIEQRAKARREARLGIKGSAKGKAVKPATAVKGKLPPKYRDPKTGATWSGHARPPAWIKDVKDRSKFLIDATAAVAESAVTVKTAAKKAAVKKAAAKKSAGRKVAAKKASAAAGVKTAAKKAAVKTAGKKTAAKKVAAKSAASTVGKRVVAKKAAAKAPAKKAAAKKAAAKSVAPVAEAPVTVQTPAATAGEA
- a CDS encoding IMPACT family protein, coding for MPTFTLPSALQAELEIRKSRFIAYAIPVADRDAAMDELRRLREEHSTATHVCWALLAGGQSGMSDDGEPSGTAGRPILEVLRHHDLDGVLAAVVRYYGGVKLGAGGLVRAYTDAIATALQDAPRVERIALASLEVEIGYPDEARVRRWIEQENHALEASAYGMSVQLTIRMPVTAIDSAREALRDMTQGRAVFPDKS
- a CDS encoding GMC family oxidoreductase; translation: MNYDYIIVGAGSAGCILANRLSASGQYSVLLLEAGKADDSFWFKIPVGFTKTYYNETYNWMYYSEPEKELDNRSLYCPRGKVQGGSGSINAMIYVRGQEKDYDDWAQAGNNGWSYRDVLPYFRKLETHPLGNTEYHGANGPIGISPMKDAVHPICHVFLKGCEQAGYKRTDDFNGAQFEGAGIYDVNTRNGQRSSSSFEYLHPALNRKNLTVEREVLVTQVLFDTNRRATGVVVKQNGSARHFTAKREVILSAGAVDTPKLLQLSGVGDSTLLAEHRIPLVRHLPAVGRNLQDHLCVSFYYRANVKTLNDEMRPLLGKLKLGLQYLLTRKGPLAMSVNQSGGFFRGSENEAVPNLQLYFNPLSYRIPKSNKASLEPEPYSGFLLCFNPCRPTSRGSIEIASNRAEDPAKIRINALTTQKDIDEAIQGCELVRKIMSTAALDEITVEEISPGPQVSDREGFLQYFREQSGSIYHLCGSCAMGPDDLTSVVDERLRVHGMSGLRIVDASIFPNITSGNINAPTMMVAEKGAEMILEDALTVAGEQAKESAKVFAAAH
- a CDS encoding mandelate racemase/muconate lactonizing enzyme family protein, which gives rise to MKVVSLETHIVAVPPPHIGGMYWIFVKLKTDCGIEGVGEIYSATFHPDAMGPIIDDVFSRYLLDKDPHHVERLWREAYSSGFTQRPDLTMMGVVSGLEMACWDIIGKAANKPVYELLGGRVHERLRSYTYLYPKNRRGEYDYDDPDLAAECAAENVKRGFTAVKFDPAGPYTAYSGHHLSLEVMDRCETFCRKVREAVGSKADLLFGTHGQMVPASAIRLAKRLEKYDPLWFEEPVPPGQHDAMAEVAKHTSIPISAGERLTTKYEFHKLLEAGGASILQLNVARVGGLLEAKKIATLAEVYYAQIAPHLYNGPVGAAASIQLATCTPNFLIQESIGTWGGFHAEVLKTPIRWEDGYIIPSTEPGLGVELNMEVVKQHTPYTGDRLHLQMASKPFDVKDLAPAKG
- the aldA gene encoding aldehyde dehydrogenase translates to MRLDRNFVSGQFVEPATDELISVYNPATEALIAQVSGASREEAVAAVQAAAAAQKSWRKLPAAERAAYLHKLADALTECAPAIGAALALESGKSVADATNEAIYAGQITRYHAEWARRIEGEVIPSDTPDENLVLHREPIGVVACLIPFNYPVYTFMRKIAPALIAGNTVVVRPSNNTPTSAFEIAKAVLRAELPAGVVNILAMSHATAEAVCTHPAVGMITLTGSVGAGRKVLDYCKENIAKPSLELGGKTPAIIEPDADLEKAARELVGSKTTHCGQLCTAIERVYVHESIHDEFVALLKKHMSAVKSGDRSVDASFMGPLVNEASRQSIHAMVQRAVADGAKVETGGAIPEGKGFFYPATLLTNCRQDMEIIQEETFGPIMPVVRYSTLDEALQMANDHQFGLSSVIYTENYRNTMKVANNIEAGELYINRTPADPYQGFHAGWKRSGLGGDDGKHGMLEFTQTRLVVMKY
- a CDS encoding MFS transporter is translated as MASQPLQTDASARRSADATAQAANKAQRYVQLLLLVIAAGAIYPILYLRQVYQPTMLEVFHISESQLGYLYSMLGTIFLLSYLPSGWLADRIAPRLLISFSLVATGLLGLVYSTAPSFNLLLMIFGGWGLSTGLTFWAAVIKRVSMIAGTDEQGRFFGFLDGGRGLVEAMLATIAITLFAWLTQTKGEPAAVGFRFVVYMYAFLCIGLGVVLALVKDPSSKAEAESRAQAAKRGNVIADLITLAKIPELWLVAAIVFCGYQVFWATYSFSAYLHEGEIGLSVVMAGTITTLKLWMRPIGGIGGGFLGDRFSKVTVLIVALFLASLSLLGLIAAPQISSHVLLVFLVLFIGVLTYAIRGLYWSLLDRCNVPVQTMGLAIGLISVLGYSPDVFLPLINGYLTQNYPGVHGYQMYFGYVAAVSAVGGCAGLVLRNMLKRKEG